One genomic segment of Salvia miltiorrhiza cultivar Shanhuang (shh) unplaced genomic scaffold, IMPLAD_Smil_shh original_scaffold_327, whole genome shotgun sequence includes these proteins:
- the LOC131004148 gene encoding GTPase ERA-like, chloroplastic isoform X4, producing the protein MKEFALQYNIPLPPTTKIGIFHRRTFPLFQSTRNRGVNYSSAAAGSRIKSNKPPQVEEFEDGLCNSRYYVRSKDEEDEVEEDEETSSSMLLSLSMKPDRNMSLLDDYEMEEMDYVSDDPNHRSGYVAVVGKPNVGKSTLSNQMIGQKLSIVTDKPQTTRHRILGICSGSDYQMILYDTPGVIEKRMHKLDSMMMKNVRSAAINADCVVIVVDACRAPEKIDEVLEQGVGDHTNKLPTLLVLNKKDLIKPGEIAKKIEWYEKFTDVDEVIPVSAKFGHGVDDVKEWILSKLPRGPAYYPKDISSEHPERFFVGEIVREKIFMQYRNEVPYACQVNVISYKSRPNAKDFIQVEIVVEKNSQKIILIGKEGKALKVLAIATRLDIEDFLQKKVFLEIEVKVKENWRQNEGLLKYYGYGGQIQAL; encoded by the exons ATGAAGGAATTTGCTTTGCAGTACAACATTCCCCTCCCTCCCACCACAAAAATCGGAATTTTCCATCGGAGAACTTTTCCCCTTTTTCAGTCCACTAGGAATAGGGGTGTAAATTACAGCTCTGCCGCCGCTGGTAGCCggataaaatcaaacaaacctCCACAAGTAGAAGAATTCGAAGATGGATTGTGCAACAGTAGGTATTACGTGCGGAGTAAAGATGAGGAAGATGAAGTGGAGGAAGACGAAGAGACGTCGTCTTCGATGTTGCTGTCCTTGAGCATGAAGCCCGACAGGAACATGTCTTTGCTGGACGATTACGAGATGGAAGAGATGGATTACGTCTCCGACGACCCCAATCACCGGAGCGGATACGTGGCGGTGGTCGGAAAGCCCAACGTTGGAAAGAGCACGCTCTCGAATCAAATGATTGGTCAGAAGCTGTCCATCGTCACCGACAAGCCTCAGACAACTAGACATCGTATTCTTGGTATTTGCTCTGGCTCGGATTATCAG ATGATTCTGTATGATACACCGGGTGTTATTGAGAAGAGAATGCATAAGTTGGATTctatgatgatgaagaatgtgCGAAGTGCTGCCATCAATGCAGACtgtgttgttattgttgttgatgcCTGTAGGGCTCCTGAAAAG ATTGATGAAGTGTTGGAACAAGGAGTTGGAGACCATACGAATAAGCTACCTACCTTGCTGGTTTTGAACAAGAAGGATCTTATCAAACCTGGTGAAATTGCAAAGAAAATCGAG TGGTATGAGAAGTTTACAGACGTTGATGAGGTCATACCCGTGAGTGCCAAGTTTGGCCACGGAGTGGATGATGTCAAGGAGTGGATTCTATCTAAACTTCCTAGAGGACCAGCTTATTATCCTAAG GATATATCTAGTGAGCACCCCGAAAGGTTTTTTGTGGGTGAAATTGTCAGAGAAAAAATCTTTATGCAGTACAGAAATGAAGTCCCTTATGCATGTCAG GTTAATGTTATTAGTTATAAAAGTAGGCCTAATGCAAAAGATTTCATTCAAGTAGAGATTGTTGTGGAGAAGAACTCACAGAAGATTATCCTTATTGGAAAG GAAGGAAAAGCTTTGAAGGTACTAGCAATAGCAACACGGCTAGATATTGAAGATTTCTTGCAGAAGAAAGTTTTCCTTGAG ATAGAAGTGAAGGTAAAAGAGAACTGGCGACAGAATGAAGGACTGCTCAAATACTATGGCTACGGTGGTCAAATACAAGCTTTGTGA